A stretch of DNA from Methanolinea mesophila:
CCCGGAAAGCGAGAGCGAGAGATCCGGGGAACCGGAGAGGTACGTGGTGCCCGCCATTCCCGGTCCTGCAAGCAGGAGGAGCGCTGCGGCAAGGATGAGCACAGAACGAAAAATACTAGGCCTCATGAGTACGGTCCTTGTGTTGTTATTTTTGTAACAACATTTTAGCTGGTAAAATAAATATACATTATCCTGTTGCATTCCGTCTGCCGGGGCTGATGCTGGAGAGCCGAGAGTATCATGCCCCTTTCCGCGCCGGGATTCTTCCCGCACCCCCTTCGGATCCGCCGGGGCAGGCCAGGCAGTCATCCCCTGTGATGGGGCGACATCGCTCGGCAAGGTTCGTCACTTCGGAGACAGTGACCTGCCCCCGGTCTCCTTTACGCTATTCCGCCATCGGCGAGCTTCGCATCATCGAAGAGCGTGACATCCAAGCATTTTTCATCCGGAATGCCGAACCGGGATCCATGACAGGCGCGAGGGATGAGGCAAAGGGAGACGACCTGAAACGAAAGGTGCTCAGCCCCGGGAACATGGTCGCGTACCAGGAGGGCTCGGTCGTGAGCCGGATGCTGGCGTATAAAAGATCGGGGACCGTGACCCTCTTCGCCTTCGACGCCGGAGAAGGGCTTTCCGAACATACCGCACCCTTCGATGCCATGCTGCAGGTGCTCGAAGGGGAGGCGGGGGTCACCATAGAGAAGGAGGATTTCCGGGTGAAGGAAGGAGAGCTGATAATCATGCCCGCGGGAATCCCTCACGCGGTCCACGCGAACACCAGGTTCAAGATGATGCTCACCATGATTCACGAATAGCGGCGGGAGACGCCCTTTTTTGTGATGTTACTGTACTGGAGACTGGTAACTCCTATGGGAGCAGGTGCTGACCGGCAGTGGGTCCCAGGAAATCTTTACTTTTCGTGGAATTTCTGTGGCAATATCCCCAGATCACGGGTGGATACTCAAAAAAACAACGCAGGAGAAATTGTTCATGCGTATCCGCTGATATCGTAATTGATCGCCGTGGAGCTTTTCACGCAGTCCTCCCCGTTTTTCAAGCCCTCCTCGATCATCCGCCTGAGCAGGGTGGGATACACCGCACCCACCATGTCGGCGACCGGCCGGCCGCTGCAGAAGAACTTGAACGTCGGGGTCCCCCGGACCCCGAACCGCTCTGCGGTCCAGATATTGTTGCTGATATCGATCCGGGCGAACGTGACCTCTCCTGCAAA
This window harbors:
- a CDS encoding thioredoxin family protein → MAEEELVEVTDRSFEKVVERGEKPAIVMFYSPGCPFCRSIEPYFRQYAKEFAGEVTFARIDISNNIWTAERFGVRGTPTFKFFCSGRPVADMVGAVYPTLLRRMIEEGLKNGEDCVKSSTAINYDISGYA
- a CDS encoding cupin domain-containing protein, whose product is MGRHRSARFVTSETVTCPRSPLRYSAIGELRIIEERDIQAFFIRNAEPGSMTGARDEAKGDDLKRKVLSPGNMVAYQEGSVVSRMLAYKRSGTVTLFAFDAGEGLSEHTAPFDAMLQVLEGEAGVTIEKEDFRVKEGELIIMPAGIPHAVHANTRFKMMLTMIHE